A genomic region of Gemmata massiliana contains the following coding sequences:
- the argG gene encoding argininosuccinate synthase, which yields MTTVADLKGQTVAFAASGGLDSCTVTKWLTENGVKVVCFTADIAQPDESNFDEIETRMRACGAADYVAIPLHDMIAESGIEVIQFQARYEGAYWNTTGIGRHVIVAGMIPEMKKRGATVLSHGATGRGNDQVRFQLCTNMLAPEVTVYAPWRDREFLKKFPGRSEMIDYCNSYKLPIKASKNAPYSTDANLLGLTHEAGKLEHLTTEPWFVTPGMGVLPKDAPDAPESVSVRFEKGRPVAINGKATTAFQAIQTANTIGGKHAVGIATHLVENRFVGIKSRGVYEAPGMELLGSAYAFLLQLVLDRRGRELFDQLSLFVSKQIYQGYGFDLATHMARGAIAPITNLVTGTIKLKLYKGRAEFEAAEDVPHQMYSEANASMEAIGSFDHADSEGFLRVLQVSARALAANGQVTAPAWAKV from the coding sequence ATGACCACCGTAGCCGACCTGAAGGGCCAAACGGTCGCGTTCGCCGCGAGCGGCGGGCTCGACTCCTGCACCGTCACCAAGTGGCTCACCGAAAACGGCGTCAAAGTCGTTTGCTTCACCGCCGATATCGCGCAGCCGGACGAGTCCAACTTCGACGAAATCGAAACGCGGATGCGCGCGTGCGGCGCCGCCGACTACGTCGCGATTCCGCTGCACGACATGATCGCGGAGAGCGGGATCGAAGTGATCCAGTTCCAGGCCCGCTACGAGGGGGCGTACTGGAACACGACCGGGATCGGCCGGCACGTGATCGTGGCCGGGATGATTCCAGAAATGAAGAAGCGCGGCGCCACCGTGTTGAGCCACGGGGCCACCGGGCGCGGGAATGATCAGGTGCGGTTCCAGTTGTGTACGAACATGTTGGCCCCGGAAGTGACGGTGTACGCGCCGTGGCGCGACCGCGAGTTCCTCAAGAAGTTCCCCGGGCGCTCGGAAATGATCGACTACTGCAACTCGTACAAGTTGCCGATCAAGGCGAGCAAGAACGCCCCCTACTCCACCGATGCGAACCTGCTCGGGCTGACGCACGAGGCCGGGAAGCTCGAACACCTGACGACCGAGCCGTGGTTCGTGACCCCGGGGATGGGCGTGCTGCCGAAGGACGCACCGGACGCGCCGGAGAGCGTCAGCGTGCGGTTCGAGAAGGGCCGCCCGGTCGCGATCAACGGGAAGGCGACCACCGCGTTCCAGGCGATCCAGACCGCGAACACGATCGGCGGGAAGCACGCCGTCGGGATCGCGACGCACCTGGTCGAAAACCGGTTCGTCGGGATCAAGAGCCGCGGCGTGTATGAGGCGCCGGGGATGGAACTGCTCGGTTCGGCCTACGCCTTCCTGCTGCAACTCGTGCTCGACCGCCGCGGGCGCGAACTGTTCGACCAGCTCTCACTGTTCGTCTCGAAGCAAATCTACCAGGGCTACGGCTTCGACCTCGCGACGCACATGGCGCGCGGGGCGATCGCACCGATCACAAACCTCGTGACCGGCACGATCAAGCTGAAGCTCTACAAGGGTCGCGCGGAGTTCGAGGCGGCCGAGGACGTGCCGCACCAGATGTACTCCGAAGCGAACGCGAGCATGGAAGCGATCGGCTCGTTCGACCACGCGGACAGCGAAGGGTTCCTCCGCGTGCTGCAGGTCAGCGCCCGCGCGCTGGCCGCGAACGGTCAGGTGACCGCCCCCGCGTGGGCGAAAGTGTAA
- a CDS encoding TIGR02996 domain-containing protein, whose protein sequence is MPPPGYEPFLKAICDNPDDDTVRLVYADWLEENGDPERAEFIRLQIAYPSRPAEFDAGYARMEELRKLHSGKWRAELPQVNGVTYGQFRRGFLDRVTFRNFQGFVARGDKLLAQIPACEVRLAQIQAGDIGTLLSSPHVSRITLVRINAGIASPVVIERLVTTEWEWGLQELDITAWGPNAINPHPRPMITDREALLLARATVFPRLWSLRLTGTILSSGAYGELAERFGNGFWTGSESPRIRFT, encoded by the coding sequence ATGCCACCGCCGGGCTACGAGCCGTTTCTGAAGGCGATCTGCGACAACCCGGACGATGATACCGTGCGATTAGTGTACGCAGATTGGCTCGAAGAGAACGGTGATCCCGAACGCGCGGAATTCATCCGGCTCCAGATCGCGTACCCGAGCCGGCCGGCGGAATTCGATGCGGGGTACGCTCGCATGGAAGAATTGCGCAAGCTCCACTCAGGTAAGTGGCGAGCCGAATTGCCGCAAGTGAACGGCGTCACTTACGGGCAATTCCGACGCGGGTTCCTGGACCGCGTTACGTTTCGGAACTTCCAGGGCTTCGTGGCGCGAGGCGACAAACTACTGGCACAGATCCCGGCGTGCGAGGTCCGTCTCGCCCAAATTCAGGCCGGTGATATCGGAACGCTGCTGAGCAGCCCTCACGTTTCCCGGATCACTCTCGTTCGGATCAACGCGGGAATCGCCAGCCCAGTGGTGATCGAGCGACTGGTCACCACCGAGTGGGAATGGGGGCTTCAGGAGCTAGACATCACCGCTTGGGGGCCGAACGCGATTAACCCCCACCCGCGCCCGATGATTACGGACCGCGAAGCTTTGCTCCTGGCACGAGCGACCGTGTTTCCTCGCCTTTGGTCCTTGCGTCTCACGGGCACCATCCTCAGTTCCGGCGCTTACGGTGAGTTGGCGGAGCGCTTCGGAAATGGGTTCTGGACGGGATCAGAGTCGCCGCGTATTCGTTTTACTTGA
- a CDS encoding S9 family peptidase gives MSCAAGCVHRCSGRGVFSPLHPFTPSPLLGFFALLWLTTSVAAQGTKDDYERANSVSKWTAGKVIGGKVNQPNWTPDGEKFWYQNNLSGGKKEFVLVDVVKGTREIVAEDKLPKDAKPVAPPKKRFSDESAEDDETFVLAAQPRRGSESPDGKWAAFIKENNVWLRDTKSKEEVQLSKDGKADDSYGRTYWAPDSKKLIALKTKAGGDRRVTLVESSPRNQLQPVTSTYDYLKPGDPIPLPKPHLFDVENKKEVTVSDELFPNPWAVGNEHWSKDSKHFYFTYNQRGHTVMRLLDIDTETGKVTSVVNEECKTFFDYANKLYVNYLDDTNEVVWMSERDGWNHLYLVDLATGKAKSITKGEWVVRGVDRVDAKAREVWFRALGIHEGQDPYHVHYARIKLDGTELTKLTDGDGTHTIEYAPDRKYFIDTYSRVDLPPVVELRSAADGKKVLDLEKADATALLKTGWSYPERFVAKARDGKTDIHGYIVRPSNFDPKKTYRVIEYIYAGPHDHHVRKNFTPSPYEQRMAELGFIVVKIDGMGTNWRSKAFHDVCWKNLGDSGFPDRILWIKAAAEKYKEMDIAKGVGIFGGSAGGQSSTRAVLAFGDFYTAAVSDCGCHDNRMDKIWWNELWMSWPIGPHYAEQSNVTQAHKLKGKLMLVVGELDRNVDPSSTMQVANALIRADKDFDLLIVPGAGHGAAESPYGNRRRMDFFVRNMLGVEPRTK, from the coding sequence ATGAGTTGCGCTGCTGGTTGCGTACATCGGTGCTCGGGTCGGGGCGTTTTCTCACCCCTTCACCCCTTCACCCCTTCACCCCTTCTGGGGTTCTTCGCCCTCCTCTGGCTCACCACGAGTGTTGCCGCACAGGGCACGAAAGACGATTACGAGCGAGCAAACAGCGTTTCCAAGTGGACCGCCGGAAAAGTGATCGGCGGGAAGGTCAATCAACCGAACTGGACTCCCGACGGCGAGAAGTTCTGGTACCAGAACAATCTGTCCGGTGGGAAGAAGGAGTTCGTGCTCGTCGATGTGGTGAAGGGAACGCGCGAGATCGTAGCCGAAGACAAATTGCCGAAGGACGCGAAGCCGGTGGCTCCGCCGAAGAAGCGGTTCTCGGACGAGTCGGCAGAGGACGACGAAACGTTCGTTCTCGCGGCGCAACCCCGGCGCGGGAGCGAATCACCGGACGGGAAGTGGGCGGCGTTCATCAAAGAGAACAACGTCTGGCTGCGCGACACCAAGTCGAAGGAAGAGGTGCAACTCAGCAAGGACGGCAAGGCCGACGACTCTTACGGCCGCACGTACTGGGCGCCGGACTCGAAGAAGCTCATCGCGCTCAAGACGAAGGCCGGCGGGGACCGCAGAGTGACGCTCGTCGAATCGTCGCCGCGCAACCAGCTCCAGCCGGTCACGTCCACCTACGACTACCTCAAGCCGGGCGACCCGATCCCGCTGCCGAAGCCGCACCTGTTCGACGTCGAGAACAAGAAGGAAGTGACCGTTTCGGACGAGCTGTTCCCGAACCCGTGGGCCGTGGGGAACGAGCACTGGAGCAAGGACTCGAAGCACTTCTACTTCACGTACAACCAGCGCGGCCACACGGTCATGCGGCTGCTCGACATCGACACCGAAACCGGCAAAGTGACCAGCGTCGTTAACGAGGAGTGCAAAACGTTTTTCGATTACGCCAACAAGCTCTACGTGAATTATCTCGATGACACCAACGAAGTGGTCTGGATGAGCGAGCGCGACGGCTGGAATCACCTGTACCTCGTCGATCTTGCGACCGGCAAGGCGAAGAGCATCACGAAGGGCGAGTGGGTGGTGCGGGGCGTCGACCGCGTGGACGCGAAGGCCCGCGAGGTCTGGTTCCGGGCACTGGGGATTCACGAGGGCCAAGACCCGTACCACGTCCACTACGCCCGCATCAAACTCGACGGCACAGAACTCACAAAGCTCACCGACGGCGACGGCACGCACACCATCGAGTACGCCCCGGACCGCAAGTACTTCATCGACACGTACTCGCGCGTCGATTTGCCCCCGGTCGTCGAACTGCGGAGCGCGGCCGACGGCAAGAAGGTGCTGGATCTAGAAAAGGCCGACGCGACCGCGCTGCTCAAGACCGGGTGGAGCTACCCCGAGCGCTTCGTGGCGAAGGCGCGGGACGGGAAGACCGACATTCACGGTTACATCGTCCGGCCCTCGAACTTCGACCCGAAGAAGACGTACCGCGTCATCGAGTACATCTACGCGGGGCCGCACGACCACCACGTCCGCAAGAACTTCACGCCCTCGCCCTACGAGCAGCGGATGGCCGAACTCGGGTTCATCGTCGTGAAAATCGATGGCATGGGCACCAACTGGCGCTCGAAGGCGTTCCACGACGTGTGCTGGAAGAACCTGGGCGACAGCGGGTTCCCGGATCGCATCCTGTGGATCAAGGCCGCGGCCGAGAAGTACAAGGAAATGGACATCGCGAAGGGCGTCGGGATCTTCGGCGGGTCCGCGGGCGGTCAGAGCAGCACCCGGGCGGTGCTCGCGTTCGGGGATTTCTACACCGCCGCAGTGAGCGACTGTGGGTGCCACGACAATCGGATGGACAAGATCTGGTGGAACGAGTTGTGGATGTCGTGGCCGATCGGCCCGCACTACGCGGAGCAGTCGAACGTGACGCAGGCGCACAAGCTGAAGGGCAAGCTGATGCTCGTCGTCGGCGAACTCGACCGCAACGTGGACCCGTCGAGCACGATGCAGGTGGCCAACGCGCTCATCCGGGCGGACAAGGACTTTGATCTGCTCATCGTACCGGGGGCTGGGCACGGCGCGGCCGAATCGCCCTACGGCAACCGGCGCCGGATGGACTTCTTCGTGCGGAACATGCTCGGCGTCGAACCGCGGACCAAGTAA
- the gcvT gene encoding glycine cleavage system aminomethyltransferase GcvT, which translates to MANLRTPLYQWHADHKARMVPFGGWEMPVQYTGIAPEHKAVRSGAGLFDISHMARVNFGGAGALAFLEKVFTNSVATMKDGQVRYGLVCKDDGGILDDILVYRWPYGFAAVINASNREKILAWLEQHRAGFEVEIQDQTLSTTMIAVQGPKSVELVQGMFADDVTTLKYYYATPTRYKDKPCVVSRTGYTGEDGFEVMVPNALGVTLWEEFVAKGAVPCGLGARDTLRLEAAMPLYGHELNETVDPIHAGLTWAVKLDKGDFIGRDAIQQATADTQKPVRVGLELYGKRAAREGCVLTNADGAPVGTVTSGSLCPGLDKSLAMGYVNPQFASVGSALDVDLRGTKIPATVVPLPFYKRKK; encoded by the coding sequence ATGGCGAACCTCCGCACCCCACTGTACCAGTGGCACGCCGATCACAAGGCCCGCATGGTGCCGTTCGGGGGGTGGGAGATGCCGGTTCAGTACACCGGTATCGCGCCTGAGCATAAAGCCGTGCGGTCGGGCGCGGGGCTGTTCGACATCTCGCACATGGCCCGTGTGAACTTCGGCGGGGCCGGCGCACTCGCGTTTCTGGAGAAAGTGTTCACCAATTCCGTCGCAACGATGAAAGACGGACAGGTGCGCTACGGTCTGGTCTGTAAGGACGACGGCGGCATCCTGGACGACATCCTCGTGTACCGCTGGCCCTACGGGTTCGCGGCCGTCATCAACGCGAGCAACCGCGAGAAGATCCTCGCGTGGCTGGAGCAGCACCGAGCCGGCTTCGAGGTCGAGATCCAGGACCAGACGCTCAGCACCACGATGATCGCGGTGCAGGGGCCGAAGTCGGTGGAACTGGTTCAGGGGATGTTCGCCGACGATGTGACGACGCTCAAGTACTACTACGCGACGCCGACGCGGTACAAGGACAAGCCCTGCGTGGTCAGCCGGACCGGGTACACCGGCGAGGACGGGTTCGAGGTGATGGTGCCGAACGCGCTCGGCGTTACGCTGTGGGAGGAATTCGTCGCGAAGGGCGCGGTTCCTTGCGGGTTGGGCGCACGCGACACGCTCCGGCTCGAAGCTGCGATGCCACTCTACGGCCACGAATTGAACGAGACGGTCGACCCGATCCACGCGGGCCTCACTTGGGCGGTGAAGCTCGATAAGGGTGACTTCATCGGCCGCGACGCCATCCAGCAGGCGACTGCCGATACCCAGAAACCAGTCCGCGTGGGGTTGGAACTCTATGGCAAGCGCGCGGCACGCGAGGGGTGCGTGCTCACCAACGCGGACGGTGCGCCGGTTGGCACCGTGACGAGCGGCAGCCTGTGCCCCGGGCTCGATAAGTCACTGGCGATGGGATACGTGAACCCGCAATTCGCGTCCGTCGGTTCCGCTCTTGATGTGGATTTGCGCGGGACCAAAATCCCGGCGACCGTTGTGCCGCTGCCGTTCTACAAGCGGAAGAAATAA
- the gcvPB gene encoding aminomethyl-transferring glycine dehydrogenase subunit GcvPB, producing MNNTQSTELIFELSKPGRRAHRLPACDVPASKLLGELIPQEHLASNPLPLPEVGEIDLIRHYTNLSAQNMSIDTNFYPLGSCTMKYNPKRHERLAALPSYANLHPLQDDDTTQGMLEILYEMQQFLAEISGLPAVSLQPAAGAHGELTALFVAAAYFRDKGETHRKKVLVPDSAHGTNPASAALAGFDTITVKSGANGLVDLEDLKSKLGDDTAVFMITNPNTLGLFETQIKTITDLLHSKGALVYLDGANMNAILGITRPGDFGADMQHYNVHKTFTGPHGGGGPGSGPIAVRDFLAPYLPAPVVVKDGARFKLDFDMPKSIGRVRSFFGNVGILFRGYCYIRTLGPDGLKQVSEQAVLNANYLRARVTEGFDVPHPGPCMHEFVASARALVRERKITAKDVCKRLLDFGFHAPTVYFPMVVAEALMMEPTETESKETLDAFADTLLKIKAEDPDVVKTAPHTHIVSRPDEVKAAKELKLRWSPAK from the coding sequence ATGAATAACACGCAATCGACGGAACTGATTTTCGAGTTGTCCAAGCCCGGGCGCCGGGCGCACCGGCTGCCGGCGTGCGACGTGCCCGCGTCGAAGTTGCTCGGCGAACTGATCCCGCAAGAGCACCTCGCCTCGAACCCGCTGCCGCTCCCGGAAGTGGGCGAGATCGACCTGATCCGACACTACACGAACCTGTCCGCGCAGAACATGAGCATCGACACCAACTTCTACCCGTTGGGGTCGTGTACCATGAAGTACAACCCGAAGCGCCACGAGCGCCTCGCCGCGCTCCCCTCTTACGCCAACCTGCACCCGCTCCAGGACGACGACACGACCCAGGGGATGCTCGAGATCCTCTACGAGATGCAGCAGTTCCTCGCGGAGATTTCCGGGCTGCCCGCGGTGTCGCTGCAACCGGCGGCCGGGGCGCACGGGGAACTCACCGCGCTGTTCGTCGCCGCGGCGTACTTCCGCGATAAGGGCGAGACGCACCGCAAGAAGGTACTCGTGCCGGACTCCGCGCACGGCACGAACCCCGCCAGCGCCGCGCTCGCCGGGTTCGACACGATCACCGTCAAGAGCGGGGCGAACGGCCTCGTCGACCTCGAAGACCTGAAGTCGAAACTCGGCGACGACACCGCCGTGTTCATGATTACCAACCCCAACACGCTGGGGCTGTTCGAGACGCAGATCAAGACCATCACGGACTTGCTGCACAGTAAAGGCGCGCTCGTGTACCTCGACGGCGCGAACATGAACGCGATCCTCGGCATCACCCGGCCGGGCGACTTCGGCGCGGACATGCAGCACTACAACGTCCACAAAACGTTTACCGGGCCGCACGGCGGCGGCGGTCCAGGCTCTGGGCCGATCGCGGTCCGCGACTTCCTCGCACCGTACCTGCCCGCGCCGGTCGTCGTCAAAGACGGCGCGCGCTTCAAACTCGACTTCGACATGCCGAAGTCGATCGGCCGCGTGCGGAGCTTCTTCGGCAACGTCGGCATCCTGTTCCGCGGGTACTGCTACATCCGCACGCTCGGGCCGGACGGGTTGAAGCAGGTCAGCGAGCAAGCGGTGCTGAACGCGAACTACCTGCGTGCGCGCGTTACCGAGGGGTTCGACGTCCCGCACCCGGGGCCGTGCATGCACGAATTCGTGGCGAGCGCACGGGCGCTCGTGCGCGAGCGCAAGATCACCGCGAAGGACGTGTGCAAGCGCCTCCTCGACTTCGGGTTCCACGCGCCCACGGTGTACTTCCCGATGGTCGTCGCGGAAGCGCTCATGATGGAGCCGACCGAAACCGAGAGCAAGGAAACGCTCGACGCCTTCGCCGACACGCTCCTGAAGATCAAGGCCGAAGACCCGGACGTGGTGAAGACCGCGCCGCACACGCACATCGTCAGCCGCCCGGACGAGGTGAAGGCCGCGAAGGAACTGAAACTGCGCTGGTCCCCGGCAAAATAA
- the gcvPA gene encoding aminomethyl-transferring glycine dehydrogenase subunit GcvPA — translation MSYVLNTPEDQKAMLAKIGVSSVEDLFANIPTALRLQRDLAIPNAMSEMELQSHLSRLLGKNQSASDAVCFLGGGAYDHFIPSVIDAIAGRSEFYTAYTPYQAEASQGTLQAIFEYQTLMCELTGLGVANASLYEGGSSVTEAALMALGITKRPEVLIAESVHPEYRQTLETYAANLNCRVRTLPTPDGFLNPDDVKNAVSDATACVIVQSPNFFGHLEEMQAIGDAARKVGALFVASFDPVSVGVLKRPGDYGADIAVAEGQGLGVPLQYGGPYLGILACHEDSRFLRKIPGRLVGQTTDRNGKRSWVLTLQPREQHIARANATSNICTNQGLLALRAAVYLTAVGPQGLKETAELCVRKAHYAAEQLTKVPGVSLRFKTPFVKEFALQVPGDAAALLAKLRTAGYHAGLPLGRWYPALANCITVAVTEKRTKAEIDGLVEALKANV, via the coding sequence GTGTCTTACGTCCTGAACACCCCGGAAGATCAGAAGGCGATGCTCGCCAAGATCGGGGTTTCGTCCGTCGAAGACCTGTTCGCAAACATCCCGACCGCACTGCGGCTCCAGCGCGACCTCGCGATCCCGAACGCGATGTCGGAAATGGAACTGCAATCGCACCTCTCCCGATTGTTGGGCAAGAACCAGTCCGCGAGCGACGCCGTGTGTTTCCTCGGCGGCGGCGCCTACGACCACTTCATCCCGAGCGTGATCGACGCGATCGCCGGGCGCAGCGAGTTCTACACCGCATACACGCCCTACCAGGCCGAAGCCTCGCAGGGCACGCTGCAAGCGATCTTTGAATACCAGACGCTGATGTGCGAGCTGACCGGGTTGGGGGTCGCCAACGCGAGCCTCTACGAAGGCGGTTCGAGCGTGACCGAAGCGGCCCTCATGGCGCTCGGCATCACGAAGCGGCCCGAGGTGCTGATCGCGGAGAGCGTTCACCCGGAGTACCGGCAGACGCTCGAAACCTACGCCGCGAACCTGAACTGCCGCGTGCGCACGCTCCCCACTCCGGACGGGTTCCTGAACCCCGACGACGTGAAGAACGCGGTGAGCGACGCGACCGCGTGCGTGATCGTGCAGTCGCCGAACTTCTTCGGCCACCTCGAAGAGATGCAGGCCATCGGCGACGCGGCCCGCAAGGTCGGCGCGCTGTTCGTCGCGAGCTTCGACCCGGTGTCCGTCGGCGTGCTCAAGCGCCCCGGCGACTACGGGGCCGACATCGCCGTGGCCGAGGGGCAGGGGTTGGGCGTGCCGCTCCAGTACGGCGGTCCGTACCTGGGCATCCTCGCGTGCCACGAAGACTCGCGCTTCTTGCGCAAGATCCCGGGCCGGCTCGTCGGCCAGACCACCGACCGCAACGGCAAGCGCTCGTGGGTGCTCACGCTCCAGCCGCGCGAACAGCACATCGCCCGCGCGAACGCGACGAGCAACATCTGCACGAACCAGGGGCTCCTCGCTCTCCGCGCCGCGGTGTACCTCACCGCAGTGGGGCCGCAAGGGCTGAAAGAGACCGCAGAACTTTGCGTCCGCAAGGCGCACTACGCCGCCGAGCAACTGACGAAGGTTCCCGGCGTGTCGCTGCGGTTCAAGACGCCGTTCGTGAAGGAGTTCGCGCTCCAGGTTCCGGGCGACGCGGCGGCTCTGCTCGCGAAACTCCGCACGGCTGGCTACCACGCGGGGCTGCCGCTCGGTCGGTGGTACCCGGCGCTGGCGAACTGCATCACGGTCGCGGTGACGGAAAAGCGCACGAAGGCCGAAATCGATGGCTTGGTGGAGGCGCTGAAGGCGAACGTGTGA
- a CDS encoding M67 family metallopeptidase: protein MPPFTTLTVPDLLLEEVVSHARADVPLECCGLLAGHIRDGTGFVTARFAIENELRSPTDYLTDARAMFLAFRHMRERGLELLAIYHSHPTSAPVPSRRDIEHNTYGESVVHLIVGFANTTPEVRGWWLTETESREAQLDIRG, encoded by the coding sequence ATGCCGCCATTCACAACGCTAACCGTCCCCGATTTGCTGCTCGAAGAGGTCGTCTCGCACGCTCGTGCGGATGTGCCGTTGGAGTGCTGTGGGCTACTCGCGGGCCACATCCGCGACGGTACCGGGTTCGTGACCGCGCGATTCGCGATCGAAAATGAGCTACGCAGCCCGACGGACTACCTGACGGACGCTCGGGCGATGTTCCTTGCGTTCCGCCACATGCGCGAACGCGGCCTGGAACTGCTCGCGATCTACCACTCGCACCCGACGTCCGCACCGGTCCCAAGTCGCCGCGACATCGAACACAACACTTACGGCGAGAGCGTCGTTCACCTGATTGTGGGGTTCGCCAATACAACGCCCGAGGTGCGCGGTTGGTGGCTCACAGAAACGGAGAGCCGGGAGGCTCAACTCGACATTCGCGGATAA
- the gcvH gene encoding glycine cleavage system protein GcvH, whose protein sequence is MSNPSNLRYAPTHEWAKQDGDVVTIGVTAFAIEQLTEPTYLELPAVGAELKAGDKFGIIESYKSTSDLYSPVAGTVIERNEPLVDDGPTKRKGDPKPVNDDAFGAGWMVKIKLAPGATLDHLLTAAQYDQQLASEGH, encoded by the coding sequence ATGTCGAACCCGTCGAATTTGCGGTACGCCCCCACGCACGAGTGGGCCAAGCAAGACGGCGACGTCGTCACGATCGGCGTGACCGCGTTCGCCATCGAGCAGCTCACCGAACCGACCTACCTGGAGTTGCCCGCGGTCGGCGCGGAACTGAAGGCCGGCGACAAGTTCGGCATCATCGAATCGTACAAGTCCACGTCAGACCTGTACTCCCCGGTGGCCGGCACCGTTATCGAGCGGAACGAGCCGCTCGTCGACGACGGCCCCACGAAGCGCAAGGGCGACCCGAAGCCCGTCAACGACGACGCCTTCGGCGCCGGGTGGATGGTAAAGATCAAGCTCGCGCCCGGTGCGACGCTCGACCACTTGCTCACTGCCGCGCAGTACGACCAACAACTCGCGTCCGAAGGGCACTAG
- a CDS encoding YbjQ family protein, whose translation MPANNAPRLIVTTTLTVEGYEVAEYLGVVRGIIVRAPSITQGIRGAFKSFLGGSVGAFEEVCEQARSDAFKKMARQAVEIGADAIIGMAYDATEFAQNTTEVLAYGTAVKLRPKTSA comes from the coding sequence GTGCCTGCTAATAACGCCCCGCGCCTGATCGTCACGACCACGCTCACCGTGGAGGGTTACGAGGTAGCGGAGTATCTCGGCGTCGTGCGCGGGATCATCGTTCGTGCCCCGTCGATCACGCAGGGCATCCGAGGGGCGTTCAAGAGCTTCCTCGGCGGGAGCGTCGGAGCGTTCGAGGAGGTGTGCGAACAGGCCCGTTCGGACGCCTTCAAGAAGATGGCGCGCCAGGCCGTTGAAATCGGCGCGGACGCGATCATCGGAATGGCTTACGACGCGACCGAGTTCGCCCAGAACACGACCGAAGTGCTGGCCTACGGTACCGCCGTGAAGTTGCGCCCGAAGACCAGCGCGTAA
- a CDS encoding nucleotidyl transferase family protein, with protein sequence MFWDLFTSRSIVCVESASAVCAEPRPLAIMPGSFNPLHHGHTGLATVAARRLGIEVHFELSITNADKPELPREEVERRVSQFAGVAPVWVTRAAAFEKKADLFPGAAFVLGWDTAVRVVDPKYYGGEHGRDAALRKLQARGCRLVVGGRVDATGTFRVWDDGFLLAEFADLFVPLTETDFRADVSSTELRGK encoded by the coding sequence ATGTTTTGGGATCTCTTCACATCGCGTTCGATCGTGTGCGTCGAATCGGCGAGCGCCGTGTGCGCGGAGCCGCGCCCGCTCGCGATCATGCCCGGGTCATTTAACCCGCTGCACCACGGGCACACTGGTTTGGCCACGGTCGCGGCCCGGCGCCTCGGGATCGAAGTTCATTTCGAGTTGTCGATCACCAACGCGGACAAGCCGGAACTGCCGCGCGAAGAAGTGGAGCGCCGGGTGTCACAGTTCGCGGGCGTTGCACCGGTGTGGGTCACGCGCGCGGCGGCGTTTGAGAAGAAAGCAGACCTGTTCCCGGGAGCCGCGTTCGTGTTGGGGTGGGACACCGCGGTCCGCGTGGTCGACCCGAAGTATTACGGCGGGGAACACGGACGCGACGCGGCGCTCCGCAAACTGCAGGCCCGCGGATGCCGACTCGTGGTCGGCGGGCGGGTGGACGCGACGGGCACGTTCCGCGTGTGGGACGACGGGTTCCTGCTCGCGGAGTTCGCGGACCTGTTCGTTCCGTTGACCGAGACCGATTTCCGGGCCGATGTGTCGAGTACCGAGCTACGCGGGAAATGA
- a CDS encoding TIGR02996 domain-containing protein, protein MTEDDAFIRAIVDNPGDDTPRLVYADWLDDRDDPRGPYLRAERDAVETGDIARLRELAVGLDSVWVARVSRPPVGVCCDRVRFNSRGRTLSADDIGHLERQLGGQFCAGYRAFLMNYNGGAPAPACLSYPDPTWADMDIDVGEFYAVGAPYEPAPNESSEWYGNLKHERDFLHELYQISGGEGDNPLITGMVQFADTPNDLGYLLIGIAPENRGRIYHFRDYCHFSRDPGHLFDYCDTFAALLNCIRPARNP, encoded by the coding sequence ATGACCGAGGACGATGCCTTCATTCGCGCGATCGTAGATAACCCCGGCGACGACACTCCGCGCCTCGTGTACGCGGACTGGCTCGACGACCGGGACGACCCACGCGGCCCATATCTACGCGCGGAACGTGACGCTGTGGAGACGGGCGACATCGCGCGACTCCGCGAACTCGCAGTTGGCCTCGATTCGGTGTGGGTGGCTCGCGTCAGTCGTCCGCCGGTTGGGGTGTGCTGCGACCGCGTGCGGTTCAATAGCCGCGGACGCACACTGTCAGCCGATGATATCGGGCACCTTGAGCGACAACTCGGCGGACAGTTCTGCGCTGGTTACCGGGCATTCCTCATGAATTACAACGGTGGAGCGCCAGCACCAGCGTGCCTGTCGTACCCTGATCCGACTTGGGCGGACATGGATATAGACGTCGGCGAGTTTTATGCCGTAGGCGCTCCGTATGAACCGGCACCGAATGAAAGCAGTGAGTGGTACGGCAACCTCAAACACGAGCGCGATTTTCTCCACGAACTTTACCAGATCAGTGGCGGCGAAGGCGACAACCCGCTGATTACAGGGATGGTTCAATTCGCCGACACGCCAAACGACTTGGGTTACCTGCTGATAGGTATCGCGCCAGAGAATCGCGGGCGCATCTATCACTTTCGCGATTATTGCCATTTCAGTAGAGACCCCGGCCACCTGTTCGATTACTGCGATACGTTCGCAGCTCTCCTGAATTGCATTCGCCCTGCCCGGAATCCGTGA